Within the Natranaeroarchaeum sulfidigenes genome, the region GACGAGACCGTTGACCCGTCCAGCGACGATGGGACGTCCGATCCCGAGGAATCCGGCACGGACGACGGTGGCGACGACGAACCGCTCGACGCAGGCGAGGAGTCGCTAGAATCTACTGAGGAACCACCGGAGTTCGATGCGGAGCCGGAGGAGGATAGCGGCCCGGATCCCGCGTCGCTGAACCGGACTTCCTCGGCCGACGATGGGATCAACTTCGGAGCTGATGATTCCGAGGCGGACGATGGGATCAACTTCGGAGCTGATGATTCCGAGGCGGACGACGAGCAAGTGAGTGAATCTCCGACCCAAGCGGATCCACTCGCCGAAACAACACCGCAGGACGCCGTGGCAGCGCCGGCAAGCGAGCAGGACGCCGAAGCGGAGCCGGAACAGGACGTCGAGGCAGAACCGGCGCAGGACACTGAAGCGGATGACGAAGAAGAACCACCGGCCGAATCGGACGACGAGGAAACCGAGGATAGTACGAGCGACGATATGTTCTCGTTCGTCGAGTCCGGTCCGGATACGAAGCCGTCCGACGATAGCTGAACACCCGGTCTACTGATTTTACTGCTCTTCGTGTTCGAGTTCACCGATCCTCTCAGCGACCGCGTCCACTGTCGAACCGCAAACGGAGTACACTATGGTCTCGCCGCGTTCTTCAAGAATAATCGGATCTCCAGTAGCCCCTGCTGCACAGTCCCGACACGCCGATCGAATCTGTGTGTCTGCGCTGTAAGTGTGCCGTGAAGAGTGTATGTAATCCTGACCCTCGGAGAGCGTCACCGAGACAGCAAACCGGACAGTCGGAACCGCATCCCGGACGCCGAGGAGCCGCTGGACGACTCGCTCGTCGGCAGTGTTCGCCGATCGATTCACCCTGTCGGACGCCATCGTTCCGGTTACGACGTCCGCTTTGGATTCTGCGTACCGACTGGCGGCGGCGAGACGCACCTGCGACCCATCAACGCCGATCTTCCGGATTCGCTCCCCAAGCGTTTCGAGTCGCCGATCGAGATATTGTCGATCCGCGCGGTTTCGAAGGTCGACCAGATGGTTTACGGCTCCGGGCCCCTGCCCGACATCGTGGTGGTAGCGGACTGCGCTGTGCATGAACTCGGTCCCCCACTCGACAGCGTCGAGAACAGAGTCACCGTCCGCAAGTCGAGCAGCGATCGCACTCGACAGGGTACAGCCCGAGCCGTGCGTCGCGTTCGTGTCGATTCGCGGATGTTCGAACTCCTCGATTCCCGTTCCAGTAACGAGTACGTCGACGACCGTCTCTTCGTCCTCGTGGAGGTGGCCTCCCTTGACCAGCGCGGCCTCTGCACCCATACCGACGAGCCGTTCGCCCGCAGCCCGAGCGTCTGCGGTGGTCTCGATAGTTTCATCAAGTAACACCTCGGCCTCGTCGGCGTTCGGTGTAACGAGCGTGCTTTCTCCGATCAATGTCTCGTAGGCGTCCTCGGCGTCGGCGTCGAGCAGCCGGTCGCCGGAGGTGGCGACCATCACCGGATCGACGACAGCAGGGGCGCTCGCAGTCGCCACACGATCGGTGACGAGTTCGATCACCTCGGCTCTCGCGAGCATCCCCGTCTTGATCGCTGCTACCTCGAAATCGTTGAAGACGGCGTCACACTGCGCGTCGATCTCGTCGATCGGGAGGACCTGTGAGCTGGTCAATCCGGTAGTGTTCTGGGCCGTTACAGCGGTAATCACGCTGGTAGCGAACGCCCCGGTCGCTTCCATCGTCTTCAGATCGGCCTGAATGCCTGCGCCGCCGCCGGAGTCGCTTCCGGCAATCGTCAACGCCACAGGACGGTGCTCGGGAGCTGCGGGTTTCATGCCGTGTGATATAAGTTCAAGATATAAATGGGTGATGGGGTTTTGGGGCTGTCGCAACCTACAGGCTGAGTCCGGACGAAATATTATCCTTCGAACGTACGATCACGTATGCGAAACTTCACGATCGGATCGATCACGAAGATCCCGATCCGTCTGAACATCACGCTCGTCGTTTTCTTGCCGTTGCTCGCGTATCTGATCAGTCGACCCGAACAGCTGGCGGCGTACGCGACTGCCGTCGAACTGGTCTCGCCTCATGCCGTCGATCCCGACGCGCTCGCGAGCGGCCAGACACCGATCTTGCTCGGCATCACGGCCGCAGTCGGGCTGTTCGCTAGCGTGCTGGTCCACGAACTCGGTCACTCATGGACTGCACGCTACTTCGATGTCGGGATCACGTCGATCACGCTGTGGATCTTCGGCGGGATGGCCCACATGGAAGAGCTTCCGGAGGACTGGAACGTCGAGTTCTGGATCGCCATCGCCGGGCCGATCACGAGCCTCGTGCTTGCCGGGGGGTTCTTTGCGGCACTCCAGGTCGTCCCAGCGTCGGCTCCGCTCGTCCTCTACGTCGTCGGCCTGCTTGCGGTTCTGAACGTCTCACTGGCAGTGTTCAACATGCTTCCTGCGTTCCCGATGGACGGGGGGCGGGTGCTGCGCGCGCTCCTCGCGAGACGACGCCCCTACGCATCCGCAACAAGGACTGCGGCCGCCGTCGGGCAGGGCTTTGCTGTCGTGATGGCGATCGTTGCCGTCCTCTCCGGGGCACTCTTGCTCCTCCTGATCGCCATGTTCATTTACGTCGCCGCCTCCGCGGAGTCGCGGACGACGGTCGTGCGTGATCTGCTTCGCGGGATCACGGTTCGGGACCTCCTCACCGACCGTGGTGACGCGGTCGATGCGGGCGACAGCGTCCAGACGCTGCTCGAACGGATCGTCACCGAGCGCCGGAACGGCTACCCCGTCGTCGATGGAACCGAGCTCGTGGGGCTTGTCACGCTGGCGGAGCTACGTGACGTCGAACCGGACGAGCGCGACAGCCGCCGCGTCTCGGACGTAATGCGTGCGGATCCACCGACTATCGGTCCCGATGCAGACGCCTTCGAGGCGCTCATGCTCATCAGTAAGGAGCGAACGGATCGGATCGTCGTCACTGAGAACGGCCAGGTGTACGGCACGATCTCCCAGCGCGACCTGATGACTGCCCTGGAGACGACACAGGGGCTGGGCGACATCTCGAAGACGGATCTGGACGCGGACGGCTACGCCTGATCGACCCGCTTCTCGATAGTTCAGTACTCGGTATAGACGCCCTCGATCAGGTGTACTAGCTGCTCGGGCGGAACCGCACCGCGTGGGCTGTAGCCGTCGCGTGCGAAAGCCGGGACGCCGGTGACGCCACGGCGATGGGCAGCCTCGACCCGCTCGGAGACCATCACGGCGAGCGCCTCGTGGTAGGACACGGGTCATGCTGTAGGCTTGGGCAAATATGGTCAAAAAGCCGATGTTAGAGTAGACCGGCTGCTGGTGGACGCTGCGTCGAAGAAAATAGACGTCGAAACGCGTCTACTTGCCGCGGTTGCGGTCGCCGCTGATCGATGGTTTCGTGTGCTCGGTACCCTTGCCACGACCCTGCTGGCCACGACCGCGCTGACCGGCGCTGGTCTTGCCACGGTAGGACCGACCCTGATGGGTATCGTCGCAGATCCAGTTGAGATCGTCGTCGTTCTGGATGGCGGGGTGGTTGGGGTCGATGAGGATTACCTCGAACCACTTCTGGCTGCCGTCCTCCCCGACCCAGTAACTGTTGAGGACGCGGAGGTTCTGGAACTTGCGGCCGGAGCGCTCCTCGGCGATCCGCTGGAGGTTCTTCCGGCGGGTGACGCGGTTGACGCCCTGTCGCTTGGTTCGGCGACCGGCCTTGTGTCGCACCTTGCGGGCCGATCCTTTGCGGACCGACACGCGGGCGACGACGACGCCCTGCTTGGCCTTGTAGCCGAGTTCGCGTGCTTTATCCAGACGGGTGGGTCGATCGACGCGCTCGATCGCTCCCTGATCCCGCCAGTCCTGTTTGCGCTGCCACTGGAGTTCGGCAAGTTTGCCGTCGCCCGGGTTCTTCCAGGCTTCCTTGATGTGTGAGTAGAAACTTCGTGCCATATGTTTCACCACGGGCGTTGGGTGGTTCAGCCGGGAGCCCGGCCACATTCCGTCCTGTCGATGACAGGTGCCCGCTGGGGCCCGTCGTCCAGCGAGTTACTCTGGAATACCGCTGTTCGGAGTTTAAGACCTTCGAAAGCACCTGCGAGACTCCTGGCAGGATCCGAGTAAGTTGAAATTTCGCCGGGTAATACCGTAGTGTGCCACTGAAAGCTCGCGGTACTGCTAATAGCAGTATCATTACAAAGAGGCCGATCGTCTTACGGGAATCTATGTCATACGCCAATCTGCTCGGCTATACTGGCTGGGAATCGATAATCGAGAGTGTTCAGTCCCTGCCGGTACAGCTGACCGGTGATTTCCTCCAGTGGGCGATCCTGTTTTTCGTCCTCGCGATCATCGCCGCTGCCGTTGGTGCACGCGGCATCGCAGGCGTCTCCATGGAGATTGCCCGGATCTTCATCCTGATTTTCCTCGTCCTGGCGATTATCTCGCTGTTGCTATGATTTCGCACAAAGAGCTGTGATCTGTGAACCGCATCGGGGTCAGCCCCGAAGTACTCGGCCTGTCAGCTTGTAGAACTCGATATTCCGATCTCCTGCAACATGCAGTTTTGATATAGCTTTATGCAGTTTATTATGGAGGTTACTCTCCTCTCGATGTCGGTATCACTTCTTTAGGGCCGCCGGTCACTGCGTTAGTCCGTAAGCGAGGTCAGACCGAGTGAGCTTCGACCCGGTCGAACTCGTTTTTTTCGATCGAGTGGGCGACTGCCCCAACGTCGTACTCCTCGACGTGCTGGGGATACTTGCGCCTGAAGTAGTTTACAATGTTTTCGACATCCCGTTCGAGGAACTCCTCGGCGTTCTCGTGGTCGGCTGGGATCGCCTGGGGCCAGTCGAATATCGTGATTCCCTCAGAGCCGACGAAGACATTGTACTCGCTCATGTCCGCATGAACTCGCCCCTCGCGGTAGGCTGTCTGCATCTCGCGGAGGACGAGATCCAGAACTGGGAGTACCTGTTCGTCTTCCAGCCCCGTGCGCGAGAGCTCGACACCGTCGATCTTCTCCATCACGATTGCGTGGCGGTTGTGATCGATCGGCCGGGGAACCGAAACATCCGGATACAGGGTTTCGAGCGCCTCGTACTCGCGCTCCGCTGCCTTCCGTGCGGTGTAGAGCCAGGAGACGTGCTGACGATCCGAGGTGTAGTCGCGTTCTTTCATCACTTCTCGGAAGTTTGTATACCCCTCACGGTGGAACTTCAGTGCCATTGGCTCGTAGGACTGAACCTCGAACACGTCGCTTTCTTTGCCGACACCGAGCGACGCGCCGAACCCGGTGATCGTCTCCCGCTCGGCGAACGTACGCAACGCCAGCGCATCGTACCCCTCGAAGGTCAGCGTGTACCCCTCATACTGGATCGTCTTCCGTTCGATCAATCCGCGGTCGAGGCAGCGATCGAGTCGGTACTCGACCTCTTCGGGAGTGAGATCCGCAAAGTCCGGAAGCTTTTCGCGCGATACCCACTCGGAAAATCGCATTCCCTGCTCGACTCCCGACAGGAGATAGAAGTCCTCGGGGTCGAGCTCCGGAAGGATCCCGGCGACGTTCTGTACCATAGGGACACGTATCGCCTGCGCGTGTATAAGCACCATGCGTTGGTCGATATGCAGTTAGTAAACCACATATTGCGATATAAAATCGGTGCGAGCCCTGAGGAGATACTGACACTGTAAGAACTACAAATGTGATTCGATCAAACAGGTGGTTTGGAGTTGTGAGGTACGAGCAGCGTGGGGACAGCGTCTCGAAGACGACAGTCAGTACTTTGGCTCCGCGCCGGTCGTCTCGTATATTTCGTCCATCAGTTCGTCACGACGGCCCCGCCAGGCGTCGAAGCCATCGGGGGAGGATGGGTAATCGTCGTAGTGGTCCAGTAACTCGTCGGCGAGTTCTTTGGTCTGATAGAGCTTGTAGATGCTTCCCCAGTGACCGAAGCTCTTGTAGGCGGTCTTGAGCTTCACGGACAGCGGGATCGACGTTGACCCCGAGTACAGGGATTCAGCGATCTGCTCGCCCGGCAGGGCCGCAAGCAGGCTCGTTAGCTCGTCGAGCTCGCCACCAGTAATATGGATGTTGTAGACATCGAGTGCGGCGTAGCGTCCGCCGAAATGGTCCATCACCCGTTCGTTGTACTCCCAGAGTGCATCCTCGGTCGGGCCGCCGTTCGAGAGGGCATCGACGATCGTTTCGGCCGCGTACTGGCCCGCGTATGCGGCACCGGCGATCCCGCCGCCAGTCGTCGGATTGACGTGGGCGGCAGCATCGCCGACTGCGAC harbors:
- the thiD gene encoding bifunctional hydroxymethylpyrimidine kinase/phosphomethylpyrimidine kinase, with translation MKPAAPEHRPVALTIAGSDSGGGAGIQADLKTMEATGAFATSVITAVTAQNTTGLTSSQVLPIDEIDAQCDAVFNDFEVAAIKTGMLARAEVIELVTDRVATASAPAVVDPVMVATSGDRLLDADAEDAYETLIGESTLVTPNADEAEVLLDETIETTADARAAGERLVGMGAEAALVKGGHLHEDEETVVDVLVTGTGIEEFEHPRIDTNATHGSGCTLSSAIAARLADGDSVLDAVEWGTEFMHSAVRYHHDVGQGPGAVNHLVDLRNRADRQYLDRRLETLGERIRKIGVDGSQVRLAAASRYAESKADVVTGTMASDRVNRSANTADERVVQRLLGVRDAVPTVRFAVSVTLSEGQDYIHSSRHTYSADTQIRSACRDCAAGATGDPIILEERGETIVYSVCGSTVDAVAERIGELEHEEQ
- a CDS encoding site-2 protease family protein, which encodes MRNFTIGSITKIPIRLNITLVVFLPLLAYLISRPEQLAAYATAVELVSPHAVDPDALASGQTPILLGITAAVGLFASVLVHELGHSWTARYFDVGITSITLWIFGGMAHMEELPEDWNVEFWIAIAGPITSLVLAGGFFAALQVVPASAPLVLYVVGLLAVLNVSLAVFNMLPAFPMDGGRVLRALLARRRPYASATRTAAAVGQGFAVVMAIVAVLSGALLLLLIAMFIYVAASAESRTTVVRDLLRGITVRDLLTDRGDAVDAGDSVQTLLERIVTERRNGYPVVDGTELVGLVTLAELRDVEPDERDSRRVSDVMRADPPTIGPDADAFEALMLISKERTDRIVVTENGQVYGTISQRDLMTALETTQGLGDISKTDLDADGYA
- a CDS encoding 50S ribosomal protein L15e; protein product: MARSFYSHIKEAWKNPGDGKLAELQWQRKQDWRDQGAIERVDRPTRLDKARELGYKAKQGVVVARVSVRKGSARKVRHKAGRRTKRQGVNRVTRRKNLQRIAEERSGRKFQNLRVLNSYWVGEDGSQKWFEVILIDPNHPAIQNDDDLNWICDDTHQGRSYRGKTSAGQRGRGQQGRGKGTEHTKPSISGDRNRGK
- a CDS encoding DUF1328 domain-containing protein, which translates into the protein MSYANLLGYTGWESIIESVQSLPVQLTGDFLQWAILFFVLAIIAAAVGARGIAGVSMEIARIFILIFLVLAIISLLL
- a CDS encoding serine/threonine-protein kinase RIO2, with protein sequence MVQNVAGILPELDPEDFYLLSGVEQGMRFSEWVSREKLPDFADLTPEEVEYRLDRCLDRGLIERKTIQYEGYTLTFEGYDALALRTFAERETITGFGASLGVGKESDVFEVQSYEPMALKFHREGYTNFREVMKERDYTSDRQHVSWLYTARKAAEREYEALETLYPDVSVPRPIDHNRHAIVMEKIDGVELSRTGLEDEQVLPVLDLVLREMQTAYREGRVHADMSEYNVFVGSEGITIFDWPQAIPADHENAEEFLERDVENIVNYFRRKYPQHVEEYDVGAVAHSIEKNEFDRVEAHSV